In Planctomycetota bacterium, one DNA window encodes the following:
- a CDS encoding NAD-dependent epimerase/dehydratase family protein — protein sequence MPLILVTGATGLVGNNVVRLLAERGDQVRVLQRANSPTKPLAGLPVESVPGDITDAASVERAMAGVNGVVHAAGYVHVGWTNLGLHRAINVEGTRNVASAARAAGVRMVHVSSVDALGLRSREHPADESTPPDPRNQVPYALTKREAEAVVLEEVDHGLDAVIVNPVFMLGPWDWKPSSGRMLLAVAQQRPLFTPRGGNDFCDVRDVAAGILTASERGRRGERYILGGEAMSYFEAWSMFADVVGVRRPIRAVRPFVLKSIGRVGDLIGKLKGRELDVNSAATLMATWPHHYTYAKAAAELGYRPRPARQAAKAAWQWFQEHGYAPKRS from the coding sequence ATGCCCTTGATTCTCGTTACCGGCGCCACTGGTTTGGTGGGCAACAACGTGGTGCGGCTGCTGGCCGAGCGCGGCGACCAGGTGCGCGTGCTGCAGCGCGCCAACAGCCCGACCAAGCCGTTGGCCGGGTTGCCGGTCGAATCGGTCCCTGGCGACATCACCGACGCGGCTTCGGTCGAGCGGGCGATGGCCGGCGTGAACGGGGTCGTCCATGCAGCAGGTTATGTTCACGTCGGCTGGACCAATCTTGGCCTGCATCGCGCGATCAATGTTGAGGGAACTAGGAACGTCGCCAGCGCGGCTCGTGCCGCCGGAGTGCGGATGGTCCACGTTTCGAGCGTTGACGCGTTGGGCCTGCGCAGCCGCGAGCACCCGGCCGACGAGAGCACCCCTCCCGATCCGCGCAATCAAGTCCCCTATGCCCTGACTAAGCGTGAAGCGGAAGCTGTCGTGCTCGAAGAGGTTGATCACGGGCTCGACGCGGTGATCGTCAATCCGGTGTTCATGCTCGGCCCCTGGGATTGGAAGCCGTCGAGCGGACGCATGTTGCTGGCCGTGGCCCAGCAGCGGCCGCTGTTCACTCCGCGCGGCGGCAACGATTTTTGCGACGTGCGCGACGTGGCCGCGGGCATTCTGACGGCTAGCGAGCGCGGCCGGCGTGGCGAGCGTTACATCCTGGGTGGCGAGGCGATGTCGTACTTTGAAGCCTGGTCGATGTTTGCCGACGTTGTCGGCGTGAGGCGGCCAATTCGCGCGGTGCGTCCCTTTGTCTTGAAGTCGATCGGGCGCGTTGGCGATCTGATCGGCAAGCTGAAGGGACGGGAACTCGACGTGAACTCGGCGGCGACGCTGATGGCAACCTGGCCGCATCATTACACGTATGCCAAGGCAGCGGCCGAGTTGGGATATCGGCCGCGCCCCGCGCGCCAAGCGGCCAAAGCGGCGTGGCAGTGGTTCCAGGAGCACGGCTACGCACCGAAGCGGAGTTAG